One region of Quercus lobata isolate SW786 chromosome 2, ValleyOak3.0 Primary Assembly, whole genome shotgun sequence genomic DNA includes:
- the LOC115976740 gene encoding protein NRT1/ PTR FAMILY 5.8-like isoform X2, producing the protein MAGGQRTKGLSKSCILLIVLAGMERFAFKGVASNLVTYLTDVVKMSNSSAAKAVNSWCGFTSMLPLLVAPLADSYWDRYSTILNSSFLYAAGLVALTSSTALAWAWSSSTNKTMSSSFLFLSLYLVSIGQGAYNPSLQAFGADQLDDDEELPCSKNENKSHKKSSFFQWWYFGVCSGSLLGVTVMSYIQDTFGWVLGFAIPMTAMVTSVAFFCCGRRMFIYKQNDAICNNPFESIVQAFKAAKSKFMHCEVKLSNYKADKVELELQEKPLCREEFDSINDLEANPRNGVHMFDNVKVVLRLLPIWTMLLMFAVIFQQPATFFTKQGMTMKRNIGSFKIPPATLQSAITLSIILLMPLYDKILIPITQLITRDEKGISVIKRMGIGMFLSIIAMIIAAIVETKRLEISRNMGKLESQSETVPLSIFWLLPQYVLLGISDIFTVVGMQEFFYNEVPVRMRTMGFALYTSVFGVGSYLSALSISLVEIFTSSKGGHGWFSDNMNEACLDKFYWLLALLSTMSFLFYMILCKCYISRAELENEN; encoded by the exons ATGGCTGGAGGTCAGAGAACAAAGGGACTAAGCAAGTCATGCATTCTTCTAATAG TGCTAGCTGGTATGGAGAGGTTTGCATTCAAAGGGGTGGCATCAAATTTAGTGACTTATCTCACAGATGTTGTGAAGATGAGCAACTCTTCTGCAGCCAAAGCGGTTAACAGTTGGTGTGGGTTTACTTCTATGTTGCCACTGCTAGTGGCACCTCTTGCTGACTCTTATTGGGATAGATATTCCACCATATTGAACTCTTCTTTCCTCTATGCTGCT ggGCTTGTGGCATTGACATCATCAACAGCATTGGCATGGGCATGGTCTTCTTCTACAAACAAAACAATgtcttcttcatttctttttttgtcactATACTTGGTTTCAATAGGCCAAGGTGCATATAACCCATCATTGCAAGCCTTTGGAGCAGATCAACTCGATGATGATGAGGAATTGCCCTGTAGCAAAAACGAGAATAAGTCTCATAAAAAGAGTTCATTCTTCCAATGGTGGTATTTTGGTGTTTGTAGTGGAAGCCTGTTGGGTGTCACAGTTATGTCCTACATCCAAGATACCTTTGGTTGGGTACTGGGATTTGCCATTCCCATGACAGCAATGGTAACATCGGTTGCATTTTTCTGTTGTGGAAGACGGatgtttatttataaacaaaatgatGCTATCTGTAATAACCCCTTTGAGAGCATAGTTCAAGCTTTCAAAGCagccaaatcaaaatttatgCACTGTGAAGTCAAGTTATCAAATTACAAAGCTGATAAGGTTGAGCTAGA GCTTCAAGAGAAACCTCTTTGTCGCGAAGAGTTTGACAGCATAAACGACTTGGAAGCGAACCCAAGAAATGGTGTACACATGTTTGACAACGTGAAAGTAGTGCTGCGGCTTTTGCCCATTTGGACAATGCTTCTAATGTTTGCAGTAATTTTTCAACAACCAGCGACATTCTTTACTAaacaaggtatgacaatgaagAGGAACATTGGAAGCTTCAAGATTCCACCGGCTACACTACAGAGTGCTATTACATTGTCTATAATTCTTCTAATGCCTTTATATGACAAGATTTTGATTCCGATTACACAACTGATAACTCGTGATGAAAAAGGTATTAGTGTTATAAAAAGAATGGGGATAGGAATGTTTCTCTCTATCATAGCCATGATCATTGCAGCAATTGTTGAAACAAAGAGGCTGGAGATTAGCAGAAATATGGGAAAACTTGAATCACAATCAGAAACGGTACCCCTAAGCATCTTCTGGTTGCTGCCTCAATACGTTCTCTTGGGCATTTCAGACATTTTCACTGTTGTTGGGATGCAAGAGTTCTTTTACAATGAAGTTCCAGTTAGAATGAGAACCATGGGATTTGCTCTATACACTAGTGTTTTTGGTGTGGGAAGCTACTTGAGTGCCTTATCAATTTCCCTTGTCGAAATCTTTACCAGCTCAAAAGGAGGGCATGGCTGGTTCTCTgacaacatgaatgaagcttgCCTAGACAAATTCTACTGGCTTCTAGCCTTGTTAAGTACAATGAGCTTTCTATTTTACATGATTTTGTGTAAGTGTTACATAAGTAGGGCTGAATTGGAgaatgaaaactga
- the LOC115976740 gene encoding protein NRT1/ PTR FAMILY 5.8-like isoform X1 — protein sequence MIVDSFSSLMAGGQRTKGLSKSCILLIVLAGMERFAFKGVASNLVTYLTDVVKMSNSSAAKAVNSWCGFTSMLPLLVAPLADSYWDRYSTILNSSFLYAAGLVALTSSTALAWAWSSSTNKTMSSSFLFLSLYLVSIGQGAYNPSLQAFGADQLDDDEELPCSKNENKSHKKSSFFQWWYFGVCSGSLLGVTVMSYIQDTFGWVLGFAIPMTAMVTSVAFFCCGRRMFIYKQNDAICNNPFESIVQAFKAAKSKFMHCEVKLSNYKADKVELELQEKPLCREEFDSINDLEANPRNGVHMFDNVKVVLRLLPIWTMLLMFAVIFQQPATFFTKQGMTMKRNIGSFKIPPATLQSAITLSIILLMPLYDKILIPITQLITRDEKGISVIKRMGIGMFLSIIAMIIAAIVETKRLEISRNMGKLESQSETVPLSIFWLLPQYVLLGISDIFTVVGMQEFFYNEVPVRMRTMGFALYTSVFGVGSYLSALSISLVEIFTSSKGGHGWFSDNMNEACLDKFYWLLALLSTMSFLFYMILCKCYISRAELENEN from the exons ATG ATAGTTGATTCCTTCTCTTCACTCATGGCTGGAGGTCAGAGAACAAAGGGACTAAGCAAGTCATGCATTCTTCTAATAG TGCTAGCTGGTATGGAGAGGTTTGCATTCAAAGGGGTGGCATCAAATTTAGTGACTTATCTCACAGATGTTGTGAAGATGAGCAACTCTTCTGCAGCCAAAGCGGTTAACAGTTGGTGTGGGTTTACTTCTATGTTGCCACTGCTAGTGGCACCTCTTGCTGACTCTTATTGGGATAGATATTCCACCATATTGAACTCTTCTTTCCTCTATGCTGCT ggGCTTGTGGCATTGACATCATCAACAGCATTGGCATGGGCATGGTCTTCTTCTACAAACAAAACAATgtcttcttcatttctttttttgtcactATACTTGGTTTCAATAGGCCAAGGTGCATATAACCCATCATTGCAAGCCTTTGGAGCAGATCAACTCGATGATGATGAGGAATTGCCCTGTAGCAAAAACGAGAATAAGTCTCATAAAAAGAGTTCATTCTTCCAATGGTGGTATTTTGGTGTTTGTAGTGGAAGCCTGTTGGGTGTCACAGTTATGTCCTACATCCAAGATACCTTTGGTTGGGTACTGGGATTTGCCATTCCCATGACAGCAATGGTAACATCGGTTGCATTTTTCTGTTGTGGAAGACGGatgtttatttataaacaaaatgatGCTATCTGTAATAACCCCTTTGAGAGCATAGTTCAAGCTTTCAAAGCagccaaatcaaaatttatgCACTGTGAAGTCAAGTTATCAAATTACAAAGCTGATAAGGTTGAGCTAGA GCTTCAAGAGAAACCTCTTTGTCGCGAAGAGTTTGACAGCATAAACGACTTGGAAGCGAACCCAAGAAATGGTGTACACATGTTTGACAACGTGAAAGTAGTGCTGCGGCTTTTGCCCATTTGGACAATGCTTCTAATGTTTGCAGTAATTTTTCAACAACCAGCGACATTCTTTACTAaacaaggtatgacaatgaagAGGAACATTGGAAGCTTCAAGATTCCACCGGCTACACTACAGAGTGCTATTACATTGTCTATAATTCTTCTAATGCCTTTATATGACAAGATTTTGATTCCGATTACACAACTGATAACTCGTGATGAAAAAGGTATTAGTGTTATAAAAAGAATGGGGATAGGAATGTTTCTCTCTATCATAGCCATGATCATTGCAGCAATTGTTGAAACAAAGAGGCTGGAGATTAGCAGAAATATGGGAAAACTTGAATCACAATCAGAAACGGTACCCCTAAGCATCTTCTGGTTGCTGCCTCAATACGTTCTCTTGGGCATTTCAGACATTTTCACTGTTGTTGGGATGCAAGAGTTCTTTTACAATGAAGTTCCAGTTAGAATGAGAACCATGGGATTTGCTCTATACACTAGTGTTTTTGGTGTGGGAAGCTACTTGAGTGCCTTATCAATTTCCCTTGTCGAAATCTTTACCAGCTCAAAAGGAGGGCATGGCTGGTTCTCTgacaacatgaatgaagcttgCCTAGACAAATTCTACTGGCTTCTAGCCTTGTTAAGTACAATGAGCTTTCTATTTTACATGATTTTGTGTAAGTGTTACATAAGTAGGGCTGAATTGGAgaatgaaaactga
- the LOC115976741 gene encoding zinc transporter 5 yields MADHQHHLIQNHHHHHRPNRISLPQRNTTTTTTAGNPNTPNTSRLYPVYPFTPSSSSSTPSKHRLSSLPSFTSNSKPTTKSSLSFLFLLLLFSLRSLYSLLPFLRSSPPSFSLFPFSFLVSLLSFLLTLAFSLLPSTPSSLKNPFHPKPQNQIFLSLSSISQSQLRALFFKSILLAVVFLLRFQALRYCGTAALILAELSGNVTARFAFESRDQNFGGGFGQNRISKVRGFLALFFGLFLLAVSWDRIECFPLSAYSVEKFGVSVFPRDNCVRFWPMLLPFVSGFLGCYDRVSMNSGTIRQLGQKRVRLISLFFTTIVLFVPAVISVVVFEAEGDSVSFGNLIWPLANTVVFGVLLSENYSDEKLASSKDFRREFLVTFLCTLVLELFYFAELSLWGLLLCGLLLYVAVRELDPVYLNYLELGMESPESFSTSIMKPIRHILSERKSRKIALFLLINTGYMVVEFVAGFMSNSLGLISDACHMLFDCAALAIGLYASYISRLPANNQYNYGRGRFEVLSGYVNAVFLVLVGALIVLESFERILDPQEISTNSLLTVSIGGLVVNVVGLIFFHEEHHHAHGGCSQSHPHSHSHSHTHHHDQHSHDHTGHHHEDHGNHHECITVSHECHEKSCSDHGDHHEHHSCNTHGGADSCKDHISGGHDHHHDHAHQHDQHDHAHHHDHHHHDHQHHHHQADDDHVPDVHHRHHHSDGHNVADSHGQGAGSQAHANSTKLSSGRDQPQKHHHHHIDHNMEGIFLHVLADTMGSVGVVISTLLIKYKGWLVADPACSIFISVLIVASVIPLLRNSAEVLLQRVPRMHEQELKEALNDVMKIRGICGIQNFHVWSFTNTDVVGTLNLHISAETDKASTKAHVSRILNDAGIKDLTLQVECVG; encoded by the coding sequence ATGGCCGATCACCAACACCATCTCATCcaaaatcaccaccaccaccaccgtcCTAACCGCATCTCCCTCCCCCAAcgcaacaccaccaccaccaccaccgccggCAATCCCAACACACCCAACACTTCAAGACTCTACCCTGTCTACCCATTCActccatcatcttcatcttcaacccCATCAAAACACCGCCTCTCCTCTCTCCCTTCCTTCACCTCCAATtccaaacccaccacaaaatcttccctttcctttctcttcctcctcctcctcttctccCTCCGCTCCCTCTATTCCCTCCTCCCTTTCCTCCGCTCCTCccctccttctttctctctcttccctttctctttccTCGTCTCCCTCCTCTCTTTCCTCCTCACCCTcgctttctctctcctcccatcCACTCCTTCCTCTCTCAAAAACCCATTTCacccaaaaccccaaaaccaaatctttctctctctttcctccaTTTCCCAATCTCAGCTCAGAGCTTTGTTCTTCAAGTCCATTCTTTTGGCCGTGGTTTTTCTTCTCCGATTCCAAGCGCTTCGATATTGCGGCACTGCCGCATTGATTCTAGCTGAATTGTCTGGCAATGTGACTGCCCGGTTCGCTTTCGAATCGAGGGATCAGAATTTCGGTGGTGGGTTTGGTCAGAATCGGATTTCTAAGGTTCGTGGATTCTTGGCTTTGTTTTTCGGGTTGTTTTTGTTGGCTGTGAGTTGGGATCGGATTGAATGTTTTCCATTGTCTGCTTATTCTGTTGAAAAATTTGGTGTTTCGGTGTTTCCTAGAGACAATTGTGTGAGGTTTTGGCCTATGTTGTTACCgtttgtttctgggtttttgggTTGCTATGATCGTGTTTCGATGAATTCCGGGACAATTAGGCAACTGGGTCAGAAAAGGGTTAGGCTGATTTCATTGTTTTTCACTACAATTGTGCTTTTTGTGCCTGCTGTTATTAGCGTAGTTGTGTTCGAAGCTGAGGGAGATAGTGTTTCCTTTGGGAATTTGATTTGGCCTTTGGCAAACACTGTAGTTTTTGGTGTGCTTTTGAGTGAGAATTATAGTGATGAGAAGTTGGCGAGTTCTAAGGATTTTCGGAGAGAGTTTTTGGTTACATTTCTGTGTACTCTTGTTTTAGAGCTGTTTTATTTTGCTGAGCTTTCGCTTTGGGGATTGTTGCTTTGTGGTTTGTTGCTCTATGTAGCTGTTAGGGAGTTGGATCCTGTTTATTTGAATTATCTTGAATTGGGGATGGAGTCGCCGGAGTCCTTTTCTACCTCGATTATGAAGCCTATACGGCATATTTTGAGTGAGAGGAAGTCACGGAAGATTGCACTTTTCCTTTTGATCAACACAGGGTACATGGTTGTGGAATTCGTTGCCGGGTTCATGAGCAATAGTCTTGGGTTGATATCTGATGCATGTCACATGTTGTTTGATTGTGCTGCTCTGGCAATTGGGCTATATGCTTCATATATTTCACGTTTGCCTGCAAACAATCAGTATAACTATGGACGTGGGAGATTTGAGGTTCTTTCGGGATATGTTAATGCTGTTTTCCTGGTTCTGGTTGGAGCACTAATAGTTCTAGAGTCGTTTGAGAGGATTTTGGATCCTCAGGAGATATCAACTAATAGTCTGTTAACTGTATCAATTGGAGGGCTAGTGGTAAATGTggttggtttgattttctttcatGAGGAGCACCATCATGCCCATGGTGGATGCTCACAATCTCATCCTCACTCCCATTCCCACTCCCACACCCACCATCATGATCAACATTCTCATGACCATACTGGACATCATCATGAAGATCATGGAAATCATCATGAATGTATCACTGTTTCCCATGAATGCCATGAAAAATCATGCTCTGACCATGGTGACCATCATGAACACCACAGCTGTAATACTCATGGCGGTGCTGACAGTTGTAAAGACCACATTAGTGGGGGACACGATCACCACCATGACCATGCTCACCAGCATGATCAACATGACCATGCTCACCATCATGACCACCATCACCATGATCACCAACATCATCACCATCAAGCTGATGATGACCATGTCCCTGATGTCCACCACCGTCATCATCACTCTGATGGCCATAATGTGGCAGACTCTCATGGTCAAGGAGCAGGTTCCCAAGCTCACGCCAACTCAACAAAACTTTCATCTGGTAGAGATCAACCACAAAAACACCACCATCATCATATTGACCACAACATGGAAGGAATATTCCTGCATGTTCTAGCAGACACCATGGGAAGTGTTGGAGTTGTTATATCAACCCTTTTAATTAAGTACAAGGGATGGCTCGTTGCTGATCCTGCATGCTCAATATTTATTTCAGTCTTGATTGTAGCTTCAGTTATCCCATTACTCAGAAACTCTGCAGAAGTTTTGCTCCAAAGAGTTCCTAGAATGCATGAGCAGGAGCTGAAAGAAGCTCTAAATGATGTTATGAAGATAAGGGGAATATGTGGTATACAGAATTTTCATGTGTGGAGCTTTACAAACACAGATGTTGTGGGGACACTAAATCTTCACATCTCAGCAGAAACTGACAAGGCTTCTACAAAGGCACATGTTTCTCGGATATTAAATGATGCGGGAATCAAGGATTTGACGTTGCAGGTGGAATGTGTTGGATAA